TAAAATCAGTAGTTTTTACATAATCATTGTTGAACATGTAGTCAGCGAAATTAAATCTTGCCTCATAATGTGATTTTTGAACATCATCATAATCATGAATATATTCTACATGTGATGTAAAATCAACTTTTGAATCTCCTAGTAATCCATGATTATAGTAATATCTTAATCTGACTTGTGTGTCTTCTTTTCCAACTGTTTTAGGATCTCCTGATGTTGATTTATGATTCCAGTCATTATATGTTCTTGTTCTGTATTCCAAAGATTGTTTTTCTGTCATATTAATGTATCCCATTATTTCTGTTCTTCCATAGTTGCTCTTCATTCCATCATGTCTAAAATCTTGTTCTTCAATATCTCCATAATATTTGTACTTAAGACTTACATAACCGTTAGGTCTGAATCCTACTTCTTTGTCTCTGTAAACTATAACTTCTTTTTCAATTACTTGAACAGGAGCTTCCTCAACTACAACTGGAGCTGGAACAACTTCTTTTGCAGATGCAGATGCTACAACAAGTAAAGAACCTAGTAAAAGTGCTAATTTTCTCATAATTATCTCCCCTTTAAAAAGATTTTTTATACCTCCCCTTGTTTCCAAGAGTAGATATTTCCCATTACCAATGTGGGGAGGGGTTCACAAATCTTAATTAACTTTTTTCCAAAAAGAGGATAGAGAAAGGATAGACATACCCCCTTAAAGTAGACAACTTTTTTATTGGGAAAAAGTTATAAAGCACATAAAGAAACTTAGATTTTTATTTTATATTTTTTAACTTTGGAAACATTCAAATCTTGTGATATAATTACTTCGTACTAAAATTAATAGAATTATATTTTAATAGGGGTATAGTATGAAAATTACAATTGTTGGAGCAGGAAAAATAGGAGAACTTCTCTGCAAAGATCTTGCTATCGAAGGGAATGATATAACACTTATTGAGGAAGATCCGAAAATACTTGATAAAATTCTTTCATCTTCAGATATTATGGGATTAGTTGGAAATGGTGCCAATTGTGAAGTATTAAAAGAAGCTTCTGTGGAAACAGCTGATATTTTTATAGCTGTTACACATTCTGATGAAATAAATATTATTTCATCTGTAATAGCAAAAAAAATGGGAGCTAAATACACTATAGCCAGAGTTAGAAACCCTGAATATTCTTCACAAATGAAGTTTATGAGTGATTCTCTTGGAATAGATATAATGCTGAATCCCGAAGCAGAAGCTGCTTTTTTTATAGCTAGAAATCTAGAGTTTCCAAATGCTTTAAACGTTGAAACTTTTGCAGGAAATAAAGTAAATCTTGTAGAAGTACTTATTGAAAAAGATACTTATTTAGATGGAATAAAGCTGATGGAATTTAAAAATAAATATTTTGCAAGTTTACTTGTCTGTATTGTAAAAAGGGGGCAGGAAATATATATTCCAACTGGAAACTTTATCTTACAGGCTGGAGATAGAATATATGTAACTGGTATTCAAAGTGAACTCTCAAAATTCTATAAATCCCTTGGACATAAAGAAGAACGTATAAAATCTGTTATTATTATAGGGGGAGGTCGCATAACTTATTATTTAACAGATATACTTTTAGAAAGAATGATGGATGTAAAAATAATTGAAATCAATGAAAATAAAGCACAAGAATTGAGTGGTATATATGAGAATGCTGTCATAGTTCATGGAGATGGAACTGATAGTGATCTTCTTGATGAAGAAAGATTTGGAGAATATGATGCATGTGTATCTCTTACAGGTATAGATGAAGAAAATATAATCCTTTCTATGTATGCTAATAAATTAGGAATCAAAAAAACTATTACAAAAATAAATGGTGTATCTCTATTTAATGTCTTAGAACTGGTAGGGCTTCAGTCTATTGTTACACCAAAAAAAATAATTGCTGACTACATTGTAAGAATAGTCAGATCACTAGTAAGCTCACAGGGAGAAAATATTGAAACTCTTTACAGGTTAGTTGATAACAATGTTGAAGCAATTGAATTTAAAGTTCCTGAAAATAGTAGTGTTATCAATATTCCACTAAAAGATTTAAACATAAAAGATAATCTTTT
Above is a window of Fusobacterium varium DNA encoding:
- the trkA gene encoding Trk system potassium uptake protein trkA → MKITIVGAGKIGELLCKDLAIEGNDITLIEEDPKILDKILSSSDIMGLVGNGANCEVLKEASVETADIFIAVTHSDEINIISSVIAKKMGAKYTIARVRNPEYSSQMKFMSDSLGIDIMLNPEAEAAFFIARNLEFPNALNVETFAGNKVNLVEVLIEKDTYLDGIKLMEFKNKYFASLLVCIVKRGQEIYIPTGNFILQAGDRIYVTGIQSELSKFYKSLGHKEERIKSVIIIGGGRITYYLTDILLERMMDVKIIEINENKAQELSGIYENAVIVHGDGTDSDLLDEERFGEYDACVSLTGIDEENIILSMYANKLGIKKTITKINGVSLFNVLELVGLQSIVTPKKIIADYIVRIVRSLVSSQGENIETLYRLVDNNVEAIEFKVPENSSVINIPLKDLNIKDNLLIAYILRNDQLIFPGGLDVMKPQDRVIIVTTEKFLDDINKILK